The following nucleotide sequence is from Streptomyces bathyalis.
CGTGTCCCGGTGCGAACCGCTCGAACCCGATGGCCTCCACGCCGAGTTCGGCCAGCCGCCACATCGTCATGCTGCCGATCGTCCCGACGCCGATCACGGCGACGTCTGCGTCCATGTCTGCTGTCTCCTTCCGGAAGGACGGGCCTCACGCACCGACGACGACGCGACCGCCCAGCATGACCAGCGCCACGTCGCGGACGGCTTGGATCTCCGCCATGGGGTTGCCCCGCACGGCCACGAGGTCGGCGGCGTGTCCCTCGGTCAACTGGCCCACCGTGTCGGCAAGTCCGATCACCTCCGCCGCGGCGGCCGTCGCAGCATGCAGGGCCTGGGCCGGTGAGAGTCCTGCCTCGACCATCAGTTGCATCTCCTGCGCAACGGCCCCGTGAGGGTTTCCCGGGGCGCCGGAGTCGGTGCCCACGGCGATCGTGACGCCGTGCTCGGCGGCCACGCGGCAGGCCTCGAGCGACTTCGTCCGGATCTCCGCGGCCTTGGTGGTGATGGGCGAGCCGGGCTGGTCCGCGTAGGCGCTGTGTATCGCGTCGAAGACACACAACGTGGGTACCAGCGCGACACCTTGCTGCCGCATCCGCTGTGCGGTGTGCGCGTCCAGCAGCGATCCGTGCTCGATGCTGTCGACACCCACGTCGAGCAGCATGTCGATCACCACGGGCGAGTAGGCGTGCGCCGCCACGAGACAACCCGCCTTGTGCGCCTCCTCGACGGCCACCTCCACCTCGGCGCGCGAGAGTTGGGGCTCCTCAGGGCGCTCGTTCTCCCCGTAGACCCCGCCGGACGCGATGAGTTTGATCGCCCGGGCGCCGTGCTTGATCTCTGAACGGACGGCGGCGCGCACCGCGTCGGGCCCGTCGGCCTCGTGGCAGAGGTACCAGCCGTGGCCACCGGTCATGGCGATCGCCCGGCCGCAGGGGATCACACGCGGACCAGGCACCTCGCCCTCCGCGATGGCCTGCGCGAGCGGCACGGAGAGAGCACCGGTCGCTCCGAGATCCCGGACGGTGGTCTCTCCAGCTCGGAGGTGCTGCACGGCGTGCGAGGCGGCGCGCAGGACGGTCCGTTCCGGCGTCTCGAGCGCGACCCGGTCCTGGGGAGCGGGGGAGGCGTCCCACACGAGGTGAGTGTGCGTGTCGATGAGACCCGGCAGGAGCGTGCAGTCCCCGAGGTCGACGTCGACCTGCCGTTGAGCCGCGCTCGTCCCGCTCTCGACGCTCACGATCACGCCGTCCTCGACGGTGACCACGGTTTCGGTGAGCTCCTGGCTCCCGTCGAAGGCCCGTGCGGCACGAAGGGCCGTCCTGCCCACGCCACTTGAACGCCCCGGCGTCATCGGATCACCTCGGGGGAGGTGAGCAGCGCGGCCTCACGGTCCCGGGCGGCGCGGTACTCCCGCGGGAGCCACGCCGCGACGACCGCGATCGCGATCAGCGTCACGGCCATGGCGTACACCGGCGCCGCGTAGGGGGTGTCGAACTCGCTGGCGAGGAACGTGGCGACGAAGGCCGCCGTGCCGGCGAAGACGACATAGGCGAGCCCGTACGCGACGGCCGAGCCGCTGAACCGGACCCTGGCAGGGAACAGTTCGACCTGGACGAGCGTGTAGGCGACCACCAGCATGCCTTCGCACAGGGCCAGCAGCGACTGTCCGAGGAGAGCTGTCGTCCAGGTGCCGTACTCGAAGAGCATGAACGCCGGGATGTTCATCAGCAGGAACCCGACCATGCCGGCGAGCAGCATGCGCGGGGGACCGACCCGGTAGAGGTAGATGCCCACGACGGGTGCGACGAACGCAAGCACCAGTTCGGCGATCGCCGCCGTGCCGAGCGCGGCGCTGCCGGACATACCCGAGTTCACCTGCAGGTGGTTCGGGATGTAGGACAGCATCATGTAGTAGTTGACGCCCTGCGCCGCCGCGGCCCAGAAGAGGATGAGCACGGCCCTGCGGTGGGTGCGCAGCGCTTCCAGGACCGGCGCCCGGCTGATCTGCTTGGACTCCTCGGCGCGCTTGAACGCCTTGGTCTCGCTCAGCCTCAGCCGCATGTAGAGGCCCGAGAGGCCCAGCGGCAACGAGATCAGGAACGGAATCCGCCACCCCCAGTCCTGCATCGCGTCCGGGCTGAGCACCGAATTGAGGAGCACGCCCACACCGGCGGCGCAGGCGATGCCCAGACCGACGGTGGAGATGATCGAACTCGCGTACAGGCCCCGGCGGTTGACGGGCGCGTGCTCGACGACGAACGTCGATGCGCCGTTGAACTCGGCACCGGCGGAGAGCCCCTGCGCGAGTCGGCACACCACCAGCAGCACCGGCGCCCACAGGCCTATCGAAGCCTGCGTCGGCAGCAACCCGACGGTGGCGGTCGCCACGGTCATCAGCAGGATGATCGCCGAGAGCGTTCCTCGCCGCCCCAGCCTGTCGCCGAAGTGACCGAACAGGACACCGCCGAAGGGCCGTGAGACGAACGCGACGCCGAGGATCGCGAATGTGGCGAGCAGGTCTGTGACCTGGTCACCGCTGGCGAAGAACGCGGCCCCGATCTGGGGAGCCAGGAAGCCGTAGACGGCGAAGTCGTACCACTCCAGGAAGTTGCCGATGCTCGTGGCGGAGAGCACGCGCGCGGCTTCGGCGGGGCGCGTGGAATCGGTGTCGAGGGACTTCGCCGGTTCGGGTCCTGCCGGTCGGGTCTGGTGGGTCTCGTCGGTGCTCATGGCATGTGTTCCTTCTCGGGATGGAAGGGCCGGGGTGATCAGGGGCTGCGCGGCGCCGGGTCGCTGGAGGACTCGTTGCGTTCGCCGGCAGCCAGGACGGGCGCGCACAGCCAGTGGATGCGCGAGCGCTCGTTGGTGTGGTTGGAGATCCGGTGGGGGGTTTCCGAGGCGTAGGAGATGCTGTCGCCCGCCTTGAGGATGTGGGGGTCGTCCCCCAGCTGGATGGTGACCTCGTGGTCGAGGACGACGACCGTCTCGATCAGCCCGGCGTGCGAGTACGGGTCGCCGGTGTTGGCCGTCGGGTCGAACGTGGCGTCGTAGAGCGCGAGGGGGCTGTAACTCGACGGTGTGATCAGGTACTTCGTGATGCCCTCGCGTGTGACGAGCGGTTCGCGCGTCGCCATCCGCACGGGCCTTACGCCCGCCTCGGTGGAGGCGAAGAGATCCGACACGTGTATGTCGAGCACGTCGCACAGCCGTTGCAGCACGGCGATGCTCGCATTGCACTTCCCGCGCTCGAGCTGGCTCACGAAGCTGGCGCTGACTCCGGCCCCGAGCGCGGTCTTCCTGACGGACAGGCGGCGCGCTTCCCGGAAGGCCTGGAGGCGCGCGCCGACCTGGTGGGGAGCGCCGTCACGGTCGGTGGTGGTCTCGGCGGACATCGAGCTTCTGACTCCTCACTCTCACTGGACAGGTGTTCAGTGCGGCTGTACGTTACGACAGCATGGCAGACATCACAAGGGCTTCGACCCCCACGGTCGAGCGAGGCCGGGATCCACGGACCGGCCACGTGACGTGCACGTTCGCGGTGACGCCACGCGAGCGGGTGGACGAAGCACTCGGTGCGGCGAGCGCTGCCGCACGAGCTGTCGGCTCGACGAGGCCCACCACCCGCGCCCGTTGGCTGCATGGCATCGCGGACGCGCTGGAGGAGCCGGACACGGCTGACGATCTGGTCGCCGTCGCCGACCGCGAAACAGCTCTGGGCCCGGCTCGTCTGGCCGCAGAACTGGCACGCACCGCCGGGCAGTTGCGCTTCTACGCCGACGTCGCGAGCGAGGGCTCCTATCTCGGGGTCACGATCGACCGCGCAACGGCGGCCGGGCCGGACCTGGCCCGCACCCGGATTCCGCTCGGTCCTGTCGCGGTCTTCGGAGCCAGCAACTTCCCGCTGGCGTTCGGAGTTCTGGGCAACGACACCGCCTCCGCACTCGCGGCCGGGTGCCCCGTGGTGGTGAAGGGCCATCCGGCGCACCCCGCGCTGAGCGCACGGCTCGCCCAACTCGCCACGCGCGTCCTGGAACGGGCCGGTGCGCCCGCCGGTGCCTTCGCGCTCGTCACCGGCTTCGATTCCGGGACCGTCCTGGTGCGCTCACCGCACATATCCGCGGTGGCGTTCACCGGGTCGCAGAAAGGGGGCCAGCACCTTTGGCGCCTCGCCAACGAACGCGACGTCGTGATCCCC
It contains:
- a CDS encoding metal-dependent hydrolase family protein — protein: MTPGRSSGVGRTALRAARAFDGSQELTETVVTVEDGVIVSVESGTSAAQRQVDVDLGDCTLLPGLIDTHTHLVWDASPAPQDRVALETPERTVLRAASHAVQHLRAGETTVRDLGATGALSVPLAQAIAEGEVPGPRVIPCGRAIAMTGGHGWYLCHEADGPDAVRAAVRSEIKHGARAIKLIASGGVYGENERPEEPQLSRAEVEVAVEEAHKAGCLVAAHAYSPVVIDMLLDVGVDSIEHGSLLDAHTAQRMRQQGVALVPTLCVFDAIHSAYADQPGSPITTKAAEIRTKSLEACRVAAEHGVTIAVGTDSGAPGNPHGAVAQEMQLMVEAGLSPAQALHAATAAAAEVIGLADTVGQLTEGHAADLVAVRGNPMAEIQAVRDVALVMLGGRVVVGA
- a CDS encoding MFS transporter, with amino-acid sequence MSTDETHQTRPAGPEPAKSLDTDSTRPAEAARVLSATSIGNFLEWYDFAVYGFLAPQIGAAFFASGDQVTDLLATFAILGVAFVSRPFGGVLFGHFGDRLGRRGTLSAIILLMTVATATVGLLPTQASIGLWAPVLLVVCRLAQGLSAGAEFNGASTFVVEHAPVNRRGLYASSIISTVGLGIACAAGVGVLLNSVLSPDAMQDWGWRIPFLISLPLGLSGLYMRLRLSETKAFKRAEESKQISRAPVLEALRTHRRAVLILFWAAAAQGVNYYMMLSYIPNHLQVNSGMSGSAALGTAAIAELVLAFVAPVVGIYLYRVGPPRMLLAGMVGFLLMNIPAFMLFEYGTWTTALLGQSLLALCEGMLVVAYTLVQVELFPARVRFSGSAVAYGLAYVVFAGTAAFVATFLASEFDTPYAAPVYAMAVTLIAIAVVAAWLPREYRAARDREAALLTSPEVIR
- a CDS encoding helix-turn-helix domain-containing protein, which codes for MSAETTTDRDGAPHQVGARLQAFREARRLSVRKTALGAGVSASFVSQLERGKCNASIAVLQRLCDVLDIHVSDLFASTEAGVRPVRMATREPLVTREGITKYLITPSSYSPLALYDATFDPTANTGDPYSHAGLIETVVVLDHEVTIQLGDDPHILKAGDSISYASETPHRISNHTNERSRIHWLCAPVLAAGERNESSSDPAPRSP